The genomic DNA AGGCTAAGTACAAACAGACAGATTGAAACAGACACACCGGCCAGAGAGTGGCTCTGTCACAGTGTCTAGCCATCAAGTTAATCAGCCTCCAAATCAGAGGTAAGATGTGTGTAGCCTCTCCTCCCTTTTAAACCCAGGGCTGTGTTCCAGGCTGCCTACATTGCAGCATTTTGGCTGCTAGTTCAACCAGACTGCCAAAAAAAATAGTGTAGATGCTCTGGCAACACTCCCCAGGTTTAGGTCAGTGTGTATCAGGGGCTGCTGCCGGCTTCCATGTCACTGTCGTCAGGAGCGCCGGTGTAAATCGGACTCTTGGTCTGCAGCGCGGGCTCGTATTTACGTGGGGATGACCTTTTGGCAGCTTCACTGCTGTTCTTGATACCGTAGAAGAAGTAGATTGCGAAACCTAGAATGAAGAAGAGAAACGACGGGAAGTTACAAAACAGCCGCGTGAATCTGTAGCACTAGAAAGAAGAATAGGATTAGTAGTGTTCAAATGTACCGATTAGCATCCAGACAGCGAAGCGGCACCATGTTCCCCGGTCCAACTGCATCATGAGGTAGATGTTGACGAAAACGCTGAACAGGGGCAACCAGGGAAGCAGAGGGACCTGGAGAAATGGAAGATGGGgatggggggatgggggggaaGGTCAGCATagctattttaaaatgtagctGGTTCAGCTTGAAGTTGCACTCAGTGAGAGAATCCGGAAGCAAAAGTCTGTCTGACAAGGTAAATGAGAAGTGAGCATCGTAGCCACTCATCACAAACAGTGTTCCAATGTCAAAATGGAGAAATCACTTTTTGTTACACAAAGGGTCCGTTTTAAGGGTTTGATCGGCGTTACCTTGAAGGTGAGAGCCTCTTTGCTCTGAGGCTGCCTGCAGATGATGACGAAACAGACGCAACAAAGCAGGGTCAAGATGACACAGGGCACCACAACAGCTGCATGCCCGGCCAGCAGCTCTTTGAGACAGTTGGCCAGGATAATGCACAGTACCGTGATAAAGAGTGCTTCAGGGAGacaagaaagagacaaaaagataCTTATGTCAGTGACGAAATTCAAGTTTGTCTTATccactgtgagaaaaaaaaaaaacaatcagcccACAAGAATCTTTAGATTCCTAAATACTCAGACACACTTACAGATAGTAGCAGTGGTGGCGTAGACGATGTTCCCAGAGGTCTGCGTTGGCGTCTTTCCACTTGGGCAGAAGAGCAGCTTGGCGGTGAAGGCCTCGCGGAGCGgcctctcctccgtctccatgCCGTACTCGTCACCACTGTCCCCTCCACTTACAGCCACCTTCTCCccctccaccagctccaccaGCTTCTCCGTCTGGCTGGACGAGCTCAGGGTTCCTGGCTGGTACCTGTGGGGGGACGGAAATGTGTCAGGGTAAGTTaacaaagaggaaagaagaagaaaattcaCCCACACAACTATATTGGCTGCATACAAACAGGGgctttcataaaatgtatgGTTATTCTAAAGCAAAACACACTGTTCGCTCAGTTTATTCCAATGATAATATGAGATTACTTTATCTGTACACAGATTgtgatacaaatattttttttaactggctTCATTACTACTAGAGGCTAGATAATATTTAACACATGATTACAACTTTGAGAGTGTGCTTGTGCTTGCAGCGGATAAAAAATGTGCTTACCTGAGGATGAGGACACAGATGGCCACTAAAGAATACGCCAACAGAGTTCCAATGGACATGAGGTCAACCAGAGCTGCCAGGTCGAACAGGAAGGCCATCAGAGCTGTAAGGAGAGGTAAAAACACTTAGAACACTTACACTGTTACATATATATTGACCCTGGCAAAATATGTACAACTCACTCGACAGCTCTCCACAGAACAGAATAGACACAGCTCAGACAGACTGCTGGCCAGAGGCAATAAGCAAGTTTGACCAGTATGAAacgcaaacaaaacacagaaaaagaaaaacacacaaatagagGCAGTTGGTTTACCTGCAACAATGCCAGATGCAATGGTAGCCAGGAGAGGAGTCTTTGTGCGAGCGTTAATCCTGGACAGAATACGGAACAGCAGCCCATCCTCCGCCATGGCATAGATAACACGGGGCATGGGGAACATAGAGCCTAGGAGACTGGGAGAAGATCATAGTTAGTATTGAACATAGATATTTAAAGGCTTTAAACACTGTGAAAGCAAGAATACAGTTTCCGTCCTTACCTGGTGGACAGAGCGCAGAGAGAGCCCACGGCCACGATGTATCTGGCTGGAGCCCAGCCGACGTAGCTGAAGGCCTCGGGCAGAGGACTCTGGGTGTTCAGCTGGTAGTACGGCATCATCAGGGTTAAAGCGGCAGACACACCAAAGTAGGCGAAAAAACAGATCAGCAGAGAGGCGACGATGCCAATGGGAATGGAACGCATGGGGTTCTTTGCTTCTTCGCCTGAAGACAACAAGACAAAAAGAGGATTAGTTGCAGTCTTCACattaaacaaagcaaacagacaaCCAATCATGTTTTCTTGGTGCTTGTTAAGCGCGTTAATGCGTTGCAGTCTTCACAACACTTTAAGGTCTACCACAGTAGGTGAAAAAGTTACATAACACAACCTTTTTAATACAGGCGACGGGTTCTGTGTCAGCCCAACACTGTTCATAGGTGAAGTGGAAAAAATCCCAGACGTTCTTATGTAATATTGAATGTAAACCCATTATCAGAAGCTGTTCTACTTCATGTCTGTACGATACTAACTTCCCATGACACAGAGTTGGTGCATACAAAACAAGAAAGCATTGGAAGCTGCTAGAGATACTTAAGTAAGTGTTTTGATGTCTGTTTACTGCttatatatctatttttgtGAACCCTGTCTTCACATTGCTTATgatggaaatattaaaaaacacttgCTTGTTGTGGCGATGCAGTCGAAGCCCACAAAGGCGTAGAAGCAGGTGGCGGCACCAGACAGGACTCCATTCAGGCCAAACGGAGCGAAGCCACCAATGCCAAACTCCTCCCCGACTCTGAGTGACGAGAGACACTTAGCCATCAAACACGGGGcgaaacagaaaaaactatgCGTTGATTTGCTGGCAGCTGTCAAATACTTACTTCGCAACCCTGCTGCTGTTGGTGGCGTTTATGAAGCTGTGGTAGTCCTCCTCCGTCAGGTTCCAGTTGGCTGAGTCCCCCTTGACAAAGCCAGAGATGATTACGAAGCCCAGAACCACCAGATTGATGCCCGTGAAGATCTTGTTCACCAGCGCCGATTCGTTCACGCCAAAGGCGAGAAGTCCtgaggacaggaagagaggagagggatgtAACAGAGAGTAGAGAAAGTTCATATTTCAGCACCAAGAACAACATGTCCTGCTATGTGGGTGGATGTGTTCGTACTTCATCATGTCCAACAAACCATTAGCCAGAGACACCAATCAACCAATTATTTTTTCCTCTAACATGGCTACTGGCGTGCCCACGCTGCAGAATCAGTGTGACAACTGCTCTGGCTGTTATGCAATGTTTTAGTACAATGCTGACAACTTCTAATAAGAAATGTAATTCTTAATTTGTTCCTTCCCATCATATTAATCTTCTAACAATCTCTCTTATTTATCCTGTAACCCTCAGGTGGGGAGAATATTGAGAATAACGACTGATGATGAGCAGGGCTAACTcaccagagagcagcaggacCAGGATGAGGGCGAACAGGTCGGGGTACTCCGCCAGCACTTTCCCTGGCACCTTCATTGTCATGGAGGCTTTAAAGAAGTCAGAGATCTTTTGTTCGACCAAACTGTCAAACGTTGAGCTCCACGCCCTGGCAACACTGGCCGTACCTTTGAAGAGaagacagacatttatttaagtcAACAATGTtgagactgaaaatgaaaacaacgcAAAACGTTCTGCAACTATTCaactgaaactaaataaaaagctCACCTATCACATAGGAGAGGATGAGGTTCCACCCAGTGATGAAGGCCCAGATTTCTCCAACAGTCACATAGCTGTAAAGGTATGCAGAGCCCGTTTTGGGGACACGGGCGCCAAATTCGGCGTAGCACAGGCCGGCCAACATGGAGGACAGAGCAGCGATGAGGAAGCAGAGGACGATAGCCGGACCTGCCTTTTCTCGGGCGACCTCGCCAGCGAGGACATACACACCGGCGCCGAGTGTGGAGCCCACTCCCAAGGCAATGAGGTCCAGCGTGGACAGGCAGCGGGCGAAGCGGGTCTCCTCACAAGAGAGGTCCAATGGCCGGCGGCGCAGCAGGATTTTGCCAAAGTTGGTCAGCTTGGCAGCCATATttgctgtgactgtgtgtgggCGCTGAACCAGGCTGTGTTTTAAATCCTtctagtgtatgtgtgtgtgtgtgtgtgtgtgtgcgcaatcGACACAGCTCAAACTGAGCACGTGTGACTGATCTGAGAGTAGAAGTACTTTGGGCAGATGGGTAGGTAGACCAAGTACTTGTTGATGATTGGTCCTTAAGCGTAGGCGGGAAGACTTGGGCAACAGTCACTCGAGCACACAGAACAAGAGGTGGCAGGTCTGTGGTTACAGTATTTTGCAGCAGCAGATTAGGacctgagagaaaacacaagaaaacaagagCTCAAAACAGGGAACTATTCAGTAGGTGCCAAAGCTCACATTTAACACAGTtctttgtgtgttgtgcagCAGGATTATAATTTCTTTCCAGGAAAAGTGTTCAAACTGCAGGGAAACAATAGTGGGGtcagaaaagaaggaaaaacaaacaaaacacaaatgctCAACCAACCTGGGCTGTAACAACTTTTTGGTcttggttttgtgttgttttagatTACGTTTTCGTGGGtaattgttcagttttaatatatattcctcgatttcattatgattatatgaattattattatttatttttttattactctaTTTTATCTCTGATTTTAGCGTTTTACTatcatatttgattattgtgattgctTGTTTTACCCTGTtaagcaccttgagatttcattgtattttaaagtgtgctacataaataaaatccattattattatcaagTTCATTTGTGTGGTGTGATATCACACACTATGCCTGAGTTAGTTTAGGTGCAAGTGAACCCAGGTAGCACCAGCGATGTTGGAAACTTTTCTTCTCTTCCGCAAAAAGGAGATAGTCAGTCGACAGGTTTGGTGaggtaataaaaacacacattccacTCGACGAGATACCAGTCACGCGACTTCCAGGAACTCATACCAACACATCATGAGACGCGGTAGAGCGTAGAAAGATCTCAGTGGGACAAAAGAAAACCTAATGCTATGCTACTTGATTTTGCCTCAAACAAATAAACCTGCCATAGTACGCACCCCTATAAAAACACACGAACACCTGGTCCGATTCCTTGCCACTCCCTTACTATGAGAAAGAGCACTTTACtgcttgtgttgtgttttttcaacagATGGACGCTGACAGGGAGAAGCCTGGGAAAGCCAGAGGCTGTGAAGCAATGATATGATTGAGTTCTGCAAGCTAATATCAAcaagggagaggaggacagcGTGAACCAGCAGCTCGATAAGGTGAACCAGCTGCACTTGGAGAAGGTACGGATTAAAATGCACCGCATCTATAAAAACTGACCCTtaacccatttaaaaaacaagaaaagttgGTGTTTCAGAGCAATATTCAGCCCATTCCAACTGCTTCTTTAACAGGTTATCCATTACTAATTGGGCCAAAATCACATGAGTAACCAACGCCGCTGCCAGGATAATTATTCTACCCACACCCAAAGTAGAAGAGCTAAACAATAAGATGTGATCAGGACGTAGTGTGTGTATTATTGTCTGACGCATACAGGGCTGTGGAGAGGAGTTTCCTCTTGAGTCACATTGTGTGTAAAAATGCACTTGGGAGTGATAGTAGTTACTGTTCCTTAATCTTAATCGTTATATTGATCAGTCTCCCATGCTTTatcaatgattaaaaaaaaaaaaaaaaaaaaaaaaagaaacttagaAAATCATCCTCAAGGACAACAGCAGCACATTTTACGTCAGTAGTAAGACCTTGTCAAGTTCAGTAGAGGGTGAATGATAACgattacacaaaaacacaccaaacacacgcacaaacagtTCATAACAGGCCAAGGACACAGCCCATCTGACAAGCACAGatacaatgttttctgtttttctttggagGCGGTTAAAAGTTATCAGTCATTGGGGCTCTACGATATTCAACTATCTTACATTGCCTATTATGGTTAATACTACGGTTAAAGTCACATACAACTAGTGACGTAAATTTGGATTTGTGGAGGTTAAATGGAAATTTTGTATCTGTAAATGTCGTTGCATAACATTTTTTCTAATCCAAACTGTGGATAAAATCCTGGTGCTTAAACAGGTTACACCTGTGGGTTCACTCTACCTTGATGAAATGCTCCACCAAGATTAGGCGAAGCAACTCCTTCACGCAGCCGCTCCTGCTGAGTGATTCACTTCGatcaaacacaaattaaaatactACATACACTCAAACTCATCATGCTTTTTTCGAGGGAGGTGTCATTTTGCATGTTACAGAATAAAGTtgactttatacattttttgactCTATTGATCAATCgagagggagagataaagagatatGTTGATGGAGAAAGTAGGAAGTAAACAATCTAATTGCATAGACTATAAAAAACATGCAagacaaacacatatttatctAAATATCTATCTCTGTATCctaatatatgaaatattttaatttctgcACTACCATGTGTTCAGTTTTAATTAACCTTTTAAAAGAGGAGTTTCATTTTCTACTCTTGAGATAAAACATTGAGCTGCCTAGAATGAAAAGCAGGGGTAAAAGAACCTTGTGACTAAAGGAAAGTTTCCATTTTACGATGTAtaattagataattagatatatataattaattgaCAATGCTACTTTATATAGCAGAAATAACATCGCTCATCTGGTTATACAACCAGagctatgttgttgatgtttgtcAGAGATGTCATTCAAAACAAAGCCATGTGTTTTGTATTGTAATAGAATGAGGAGCAGCAACAAGCTATAATGAGGTTAGCAGGTTTGTTTCTTCTGCAGATAATCCTCTTACAGACTGTGGCAGCAATGCTAAGTCAAGTAACAGGACCATTATCCCAGAAGCCAGTTGTAACCGGAGCACTACTGGCCTGAGTCCTTGGTCATAGTCCTCCAACATAAAGGGTCTTTTAGTTTGTTACAGAAGTATTTAACAAGGATACAACAGTGTTTCCTATTTATTACATAAGACTGTGGCAGCCCGCCAAAGTCTATTTTGTCCCGCCATGGTTTCAGAATGAATCGCATATATTTTTACAACGGGTCGGCTAGTTAGCCTCTCCAGCTGCATTTCCGTTTCTAGATCGGTGCGAAACGTGGCCCATGGTtccaaatgtgtttatatacacTTAATAATCAGGCTATATTCTACTTAATAACACATTACAGttaattagttgatttatgttttatatttagaatCCTAGAACCTAGTGAAAGTACAgcatttccctctgagatgtagagcAGTGGAAGTATTaagacaaaatcaaaaacactcaagtaaagtacaagtacttcaaaaTGGCACTTAAGTATAGTTCTTCATAAACTAAATGTACGGGTTAACATTCTACTTTCTAGaacaagagcacaaagttcttTATAGATCCAGTCATTTTCCTGTGGGAAACTGCAACGTAACATAATCCAATGAACGGAAAATGGCTGCAGGTAACACACCATTCTTTTCATGTGGGTTGTTACGCATCACAGCTCACAGACAGCACATTCATGAGACACAACGCAGTGCGACCTGGCATACAGTAAATCTGCCCCCTTACACAAACGGGCACCCTCGTGAAAACCACAAGGAAAAGATTAGAAACTAGCTGATGTGAAAGAGGCATCTACTAGTGCAGAGGGGGCTCCAGCATCGCTTTAATGAGACCACCCTTAAGGGAGGTCATGTAGCAAGCAagtctgcatttttttaaccTAAAGGTGCCCGCAAATATGGAAGAAAATCTTACCGTGAAAGCAAAATAAGAAGACATTTCCCAACAAATGAGATTctagagttttttttactttagtttgtCCCAATTTTATGTTCGAGTGATTTTATATCTTCACAGTTTGCATAGTTTGTTTAGCTTTTTTGTCCTGCTTGGTAAAGGTGTGGACGGTGTAGGTTTTGAACCCCTGAGGAGATCACAGCCAGCTGGGCACAGTAGTTAAGTAATAAATGTTTACTGACACAACATCGACGCTCTCAGATCTCAGCTCCTGGTGTGAGTGGAAAATGCTACTGGAATGTCCACCGTGTACCAGTTTCCCATCAGTCTTCAGAGGGCTGGATGTTTATTGTTGGCTGCTCTCTGCGttgtttttatatcattgtttcatagtatttgtctttttttcaacacttaACTGTACTAGGCAGGAAATTCTCTTTTGATATGGTAGGACTAGAGGAGCTTTGATAAAtaggttttgttgtttttatggtaTTAATAGAATATTGCCATTGTACTGAAACATTGTGAGAGCTTTTATCCTGTGTGCTATGAAAAAGAACAGGGCCAAAATTAGAACATTACATGaagcaaaaactttttttctgcctccttTTTAAAACTGTCCAACATACCGTGTGACCCGAAACTTTGTAGAAACTGAACTCTTAGGCTTATAATTACTGGAACTCCCCAACGTTTGTAAAAACACTATAGAAGTAAAAGCATTAACCGCTGACAAGTGCTTCATTTTGTATGTGGAAAGGCACGTTCTGCCTGAAGCAGCACTTTAACTCTGGTTTTTAACTGGACATGTGGTATGAAAAAACTTGACAGCACAACAAAAATAGACTGTGAAAGGCTTGagtccccccaccccccccaatCTTAGATTCACACATTTAATAAATTGATTCAGCCTAACCTCTGATCCATGTGGACAACCACACTCGCTCTGTAACACCGATTGGGCTGGTCTTTCTTGTTGTATTGGCGTTTCACTTCTTCCCTTTACTGCCTGACCGCTGAAGTGACTGATAGGCCTGATACCATCGTCCCCCTTCTCAGCACTCCGACCAAGTTATCGGGTATCACTGCATTAATAGCGTCAGACTCAAGTACAGCGTTGACTTCGGAGCTCCTCCGCCGCGCACCATTCATGTATGAAAATAAGAGATGTatggtttttttgtgtaaattacTCCAAATTAGAATAATCACAGGTATTTCTGGGATCCTGCTCTGAATATATTTCCCCTGCATGAGCAGAGGAGTTACTTGATGAGCCAACTGGAGCAGGTTAATTATTGTcatgatccatctttgccaaaTTGTTAATGTATAGTCATGTCAAAggtagttgtagtagttgtaaaagtatagtatttgCAGATAAGATAAACTAGCCTCACCCTCTAGAAGTATGGCTTTGCTGAGACTTGCATGTGCCAACGTGTATATTACTTCAAATTCTAACAAATGTGTTGCAACATTTAATCCATTTGGCATTTCTTGCACATGAGCACCGTTACGCAACCCTTTATTTGCCAAAGAATTAGGCTACTGTATAACAattttattacaataataattatatatcgTTTCATCTCAAAGTGTGCACAGAATTACAGTGTAAAGTTTAGATCTACGGAAAATCCTGTTCCAGTCTATCcctatttataataatattcctgCTGATAACACAACTGTGCCTTAATTTGTAGGGCCAGAAGCTGAACAAAGGGAACAACATGTTCAGTACCCTGTGGGGCTGACATCCACTGAAAGAGGTGAATGTGAACTTAGGCAACCCTGGAAGGTACGCTGTATCATTACTGGCAGAGACCCATTCTCAGGCATCTCACGCACCCACAAACAATGGTTTTCCAGGCGTTTGAAGTcatgaacaatatttattttgagcCAGAAGCGTGTTTGTATGAGATACATTTTAGGTTCCCTTAAtgctgtatgtgtttttgttcatgtgtgCGTGTAAACTAAAGTATGTGTGGAGAGACCGACCACTGAGACTGAACTGAACGACCCTTAAAGTCACCTGGCTGAAAAAGCACTCCTGCCAAAAACTGCTCTGTGCGGTGAGATGGAATGTGATACAATTAAGGATCTGTTCACTTTCCCATGCCGACCAATGTCAAAACCATTAACATGAACAGCCACAAGAACATAAGTAATCTTCACATTATAAGAAAGGATAACCTGTCGGCTGGACATCTACGAATGCCAAGATATGTCTACTAAATTACACAGATCAGAAAGAACAAGGCCAAGGTCCAGAGCATACAAGGTATGCGGAATAACTTGACAGCGCTGCTCCGTGTAATTTGTCCCTCCCAGCATTTAATTGTGCTCCGACTAGTTAGAAACTGGCTGCCACATTTCCCAGCATCTCATATAAATCtattcataattaaaaaaaacttaaaacaaactCAATTTACATGCACTTTGCAAAATCTGTCAAGTCAAAAATGCAAAGGATGCAATAACTTCAGTATAACAGTATAACCTCCTACATCTCAAACATTGGGAAATAGACCCACCACTAGTCAAATACCTCTTGAAGCTACACCCTTCAAGagcaaatgtttgtgttttggactgcATTATTGTTTCCATGTGTATCTAAGATGTTGTCAACTGGAAACGATGTTCTAACACATTCCTGAGGGTGcaccaataaaaacaatctgacatgtttaaacttgttaaaaaaatgaagatgccCTGATAAATTAGGGGCTGTTACCTGtcaataatacataaataaacaataataatttgtCAATAGCAATCTACAGCAACAGCAAGGGACAGGCTGTGAGAGGCAATGACAAAACCTGACCATATCAggcttctcttctttcttttttttagcgTTGAAGGGGTTTGTCCTTTGCTGCATTGAGCTGGACCTGCTGAAGTGTAAATTAAGCCTAGATTATAAGAAAGTAACATGTGGCTCCCTGGTTAACCCGACAACGTCTCCACTCCCATTTATCCACCTGACCACCGCTAAACAGGTTGGGATCACATTACACATCCCGACTCTCTTCTCTTATGTTTACTACCACGATAATAACACTACATTTTTAATAAGTGGGTGCCTTTAAATCGGCTGATGCAACCCAAGCATGGTTAACACCCTGGACACAGACACTGTGCTATAGTCAACTTTACCCGGAAGGATGACTCACTTTGACGACAATCGCAATGTTTGGCATCAGGGCAACTATAGAAACTAAATTAATGTGCACTTAAACAAACCTTACCTACGGGCGGTGTCAAATGTACTGTGCGATGTTCAGCTGTCCATCTGTGTGATGGTCAGTCTGTCAGGGAACGAGGCACCAGCTAGCTACGTGGCTCTCGCGTGGTGCCCATGTTTCCTTTGTAGATTACGGGAAAGTCGTAAATGTCCAAATATACACACAGAACTGCTGTTTGTTGAGTTCGCCTGTCACAGGATTATTGCAGACGCGGATGGTAAGACCATTCAcggtgattggtcaatgttgtACCAGTATTCAGAGTTATATCTTGAAACAGAGTCCGTTTTGTTTGACGACAATTCATTGGATTTCTAGAATTTCGGCGCTTTTGGGGAGTCTTTGAACGCGGCGTAGCGCTCATCCCCGCCTCGGTCTCACGCTGTACTGGTGGGTGAGCTAAGACCACCACTAAGACCACCACAACAATGGACGAGAACCCCGAAGGATCTCACGGAAACGTGTCGAGCAGTGTGTTTCATTTctgggttgtttttctttttaaatgttttacctgTGTCCCCACAAAGGTCACTTcttaaaatgtctgtttctgcTTTAGTGTGGTTTCCCGTGCTCGCATCCGACCACAGCAGCTACTTCCCCGCTAAAATGACAAAGTATGCCGCCTCAGAAAAACGTCAACTACTGTGAATAAACTGTAACTGTGTGTTAAATGTGAGGCATGGTATGTCCTTTGTAAACATCAGTGCGCCAATACAAGTGCTAACACACGCGGAGGGATTGCATCAGACGACTATAAACGAGACAGTCGGATCCAATGTCCTCACGAGACGACTCGGATACATATTAAAATTAATTGTATGAATGAAATATGATGACGGGCTTTACCTTTAATGTCTTCTGGGTGACAGCGGTGAGAGTGAAGTCTGATACCGTGGTCGCTGATGAAATATCCCGCTCTGTTGAACGTGTGTGGTTTTGACCCGCCGGGAGGGGCGGTGTATACAAACAAAGTGACGCAACGGGAAGGTGGAGCTTTCCAACATGAATGGAAATACAGACGTaacaatgtatatatacatacatcaATATTTACGTTTCTGATAAGATTCAGTG from Anoplopoma fimbria isolate UVic2021 breed Golden Eagle Sablefish chromosome 24, Afim_UVic_2022, whole genome shotgun sequence includes the following:
- the slc7a3a gene encoding cationic amino acid transporter 3a, whose protein sequence is MAAKLTNFGKILLRRRPLDLSCEETRFARCLSTLDLIALGVGSTLGAGVYVLAGEVAREKAGPAIVLCFLIAALSSMLAGLCYAEFGARVPKTGSAYLYSYVTVGEIWAFITGWNLILSYVIGTASVARAWSSTFDSLVEQKISDFFKASMTMKVPGKVLAEYPDLFALILVLLLSGLLAFGVNESALVNKIFTGINLVVLGFVIISGFVKGDSANWNLTEEDYHSFINATNSSRVAKVGEEFGIGGFAPFGLNGVLSGAATCFYAFVGFDCIATTSEEAKNPMRSIPIGIVASLLICFFAYFGVSAALTLMMPYYQLNTQSPLPEAFSYVGWAPARYIVAVGSLCALSTSLLGSMFPMPRVIYAMAEDGLLFRILSRINARTKTPLLATIASGIVAALMAFLFDLAALVDLMSIGTLLAYSLVAICVLILRYQPGTLSSSSQTEKLVELVEGEKVAVSGGDSGDEYGMETEERPLREAFTAKLLFCPSGKTPTQTSGNIVYATTATISLFITVLCIILANCLKELLAGHAAVVVPCVILTLLCCVCFVIICRQPQSKEALTFKVPLLPWLPLFSVFVNIYLMMQLDRGTWCRFAVWMLIGFAIYFFYGIKNSSEAAKRSSPRKYEPALQTKSPIYTGAPDDSDMEAGSSP